Proteins from a single region of Symphalangus syndactylus isolate Jambi chromosome 12, NHGRI_mSymSyn1-v2.1_pri, whole genome shotgun sequence:
- the CCDC24 gene encoding coiled-coil domain-containing protein 24 isoform X28, protein MLRHSPSLWEMVEEHVPLRERPEVKKILGEAAVDLSLELRAEVGRGKLSLQVAMLRALLQEARSSQAPSSRPISDPSSLLAPPPLLKDLLRQELRQLLQSLRHKAICEGRDQAQAWVQYSPRVLHFALEEPTCDFPEQEIFRMRGGGPRGLVEEECHTLEREIPILQRCLEEEYMRPCHPSKAALEPTLAELKEQKKAMEQELQASVGPSCVSPNHSGPWGPPHRASAPCFPSAGLHLSSAACLHLLWSPAFDLKASPLPIAGDGSFSAAPGKGQLPHLCPVQHPRPQPEGLVTE, encoded by the exons ATGCTCCGGCACTCCCCCTCGCTTTGGGAGATGGTGGAGGAGCACGTTCCGCTCCGGGAGCGACCCGAAGTGAAGAAGATTCTGGGGGAGGCGGCGGTGGACCTGAGCCTGGAGCTGCGGgcggaggtggggagagggaag CTCTCCTTGCAGGTGGCGATGTTACGGGCACTGCTCCAAGAGGCTCGATCCTCTCAAGCCCCCAGCTCCCGCCCCATCTCTGACCCCTCTTCTCTTCTGGCACCACCGCCTCTCCTAAAGGACCTCTTGCGCCAGGAACTCCGGCAGTTGCTCCAGAGTCTCCGCCACAAAGCCATCTGTGAGGGCAG GGACCAGGCCCAAGCTTGGGTCCAGTATAGCCCCAGGGTCCTGCACTTTGCCTTGGAGGAGCCCACGTGTGATTTTCCAGAACAGGAGATATTCCGGATGAGAGGTGGTGGGCCCAG GGGCCTTGTGGAGGAGGAGTGTCACACCTTGGAGAGGGAGATCCCCATCCTGCAG CGCTGCCTGGAAGAGGAGTATATGAGGCCTTGCCACCCCTCTAAGGCAGCCCTGGAGCCCACCCTGGCAG AGCTAAAGGAACAGAAGAAGGCCATGGAGCAGGAGCTGCAGGCATCTGTGGGGCCTTCTTGTGTCTCTCCCAATCACAG CGGCCCTTGGGGTCCTCCACACAGGGCCTCAGCCCCCTGCTTCCCCTCTGCGGGGTTGCACCTCTCCAGTGCTGCCTGCCTGCACCTCCTCTGGAGCCCTGCCTTCGACCTCAAGGCCAGTCCACTACCCATCGCTGGGGACGGCAGCTTCAGTGCAGCCCCAGGGAAGGGCCAGCTTCCACACCTATGTCCAGTGCAGCACCCCAGGCCCCAGCCTGAAGGGCTGGTCACCGAGTAA
- the CCDC24 gene encoding coiled-coil domain-containing protein 24 isoform X1 — protein sequence MLRHSPSLWEMVEEHVPLRERPEVKKILGEAAVDLSLELRAEVGRGKLSLQVAMLRALLQEARSSQAPSSRPISDPSSLLAPPPLLKDLLRQELRQLLQSLRHKAICEGRWEPQAWALSLDTRDQAQAWVQYSPRVLHFALEEPTCDFPEQEIFRMRGGGPRPEVSNMGRVDSDFIASSGHRDLSIIKDQLNVSNIDQVARHLRGLVEEECHTLEREIPILQRCLEEEYMRPCHPSKAALEPTLAELKEQKKAMEQELQASVGPSCVSPNHSGPWGPPHRASAPCFPSAGLHLSSAACLHLLWSPAFDLKASPLPIAGDGSFSAAPGKGQLPHLCPVQHPRPQPEGLVTE from the exons ATGCTCCGGCACTCCCCCTCGCTTTGGGAGATGGTGGAGGAGCACGTTCCGCTCCGGGAGCGACCCGAAGTGAAGAAGATTCTGGGGGAGGCGGCGGTGGACCTGAGCCTGGAGCTGCGGgcggaggtggggagagggaag CTCTCCTTGCAGGTGGCGATGTTACGGGCACTGCTCCAAGAGGCTCGATCCTCTCAAGCCCCCAGCTCCCGCCCCATCTCTGACCCCTCTTCTCTTCTGGCACCACCGCCTCTCCTAAAGGACCTCTTGCGCCAGGAACTCCGGCAGTTGCTCCAGAGTCTCCGCCACAAAGCCATCTGTGAGGGCAGGTGGGAGCCTCAGGCCTGGGCCCTTTCTCTAGATACCAG GGACCAGGCCCAAGCTTGGGTCCAGTATAGCCCCAGGGTCCTGCACTTTGCCTTGGAGGAGCCCACGTGTGATTTTCCAGAACAGGAGATATTCCGGATGAGAGGTGGTGGGCCCAG GCCTGAGGTGAGCAACATGGGGAGAGTTGATAGTGACTTCATTGCCAGCAGCGGTCACAGAGATCTCAGCATCATCAAGGACCAACTGAACGTGTCCAACATTGACCAGGTGGCCAGACACCTGAG GGGCCTTGTGGAGGAGGAGTGTCACACCTTGGAGAGGGAGATCCCCATCCTGCAG CGCTGCCTGGAAGAGGAGTATATGAGGCCTTGCCACCCCTCTAAGGCAGCCCTGGAGCCCACCCTGGCAG AGCTAAAGGAACAGAAGAAGGCCATGGAGCAGGAGCTGCAGGCATCTGTGGGGCCTTCTTGTGTCTCTCCCAATCACAG CGGCCCTTGGGGTCCTCCACACAGGGCCTCAGCCCCCTGCTTCCCCTCTGCGGGGTTGCACCTCTCCAGTGCTGCCTGCCTGCACCTCCTCTGGAGCCCTGCCTTCGACCTCAAGGCCAGTCCACTACCCATCGCTGGGGACGGCAGCTTCAGTGCAGCCCCAGGGAAGGGCCAGCTTCCACACCTATGTCCAGTGCAGCACCCCAGGCCCCAGCCTGAAGGGCTGGTCACCGAGTAA
- the CCDC24 gene encoding coiled-coil domain-containing protein 24 isoform X23, protein MLRHSPSLWEMVEEHVPLRERPEVKKILGEAAVDLSLELRAEDLLRQELRQLLQSLRHKAICEGRWEPQAWALSLDTRDQAQAWVQYSPRVLHFALEEPTCDFPEQEIFRMRGGGPRPEVSNMGRVDSDFIASSGHRDLSIIKDQLNVSNIDQVARHLRGLVEEECHTLEREIPILQRCLEEEYMRPCHPSKAALEPTLAELKEQKKAMEQELQASVGPSCVSPNHSGPWGPPHRASAPCFPSAGLHLSSAACLHLLWSPAFDLKASPLPIAGDGSFSAAPGKGQLPHLCPVQHPRPQPEGLVTE, encoded by the exons ATGCTCCGGCACTCCCCCTCGCTTTGGGAGATGGTGGAGGAGCACGTTCCGCTCCGGGAGCGACCCGAAGTGAAGAAGATTCTGGGGGAGGCGGCGGTGGACCTGAGCCTGGAGCTGCGGgcggag GACCTCTTGCGCCAGGAACTCCGGCAGTTGCTCCAGAGTCTCCGCCACAAAGCCATCTGTGAGGGCAGGTGGGAGCCTCAGGCCTGGGCCCTTTCTCTAGATACCAG GGACCAGGCCCAAGCTTGGGTCCAGTATAGCCCCAGGGTCCTGCACTTTGCCTTGGAGGAGCCCACGTGTGATTTTCCAGAACAGGAGATATTCCGGATGAGAGGTGGTGGGCCCAG GCCTGAGGTGAGCAACATGGGGAGAGTTGATAGTGACTTCATTGCCAGCAGCGGTCACAGAGATCTCAGCATCATCAAGGACCAACTGAACGTGTCCAACATTGACCAGGTGGCCAGACACCTGAG GGGCCTTGTGGAGGAGGAGTGTCACACCTTGGAGAGGGAGATCCCCATCCTGCAG CGCTGCCTGGAAGAGGAGTATATGAGGCCTTGCCACCCCTCTAAGGCAGCCCTGGAGCCCACCCTGGCAG AGCTAAAGGAACAGAAGAAGGCCATGGAGCAGGAGCTGCAGGCATCTGTGGGGCCTTCTTGTGTCTCTCCCAATCACAG CGGCCCTTGGGGTCCTCCACACAGGGCCTCAGCCCCCTGCTTCCCCTCTGCGGGGTTGCACCTCTCCAGTGCTGCCTGCCTGCACCTCCTCTGGAGCCCTGCCTTCGACCTCAAGGCCAGTCCACTACCCATCGCTGGGGACGGCAGCTTCAGTGCAGCCCCAGGGAAGGGCCAGCTTCCACACCTATGTCCAGTGCAGCACCCCAGGCCCCAGCCTGAAGGGCTGGTCACCGAGTAA
- the CCDC24 gene encoding coiled-coil domain-containing protein 24 isoform X5: MLRHSPSLWEMVEEHVPLRERPEVKKILGEAAVDLSLELRAEVAMLRALLQEARSSQAPSSRPISDPSSLLAPPPLLKDLLRQELRQLLQSLRHKAICEGRWEPQAWALSLDTRDQAQAWVQYSPRVLHFALEEPTCDFPEQEIFRMRGGGPRPEVSNMGRVDSDFIASSGHRDLSIIKDQLNVSNIDQVARHLRGLVEEECHTLEREIPILQRCLEEEYMRPCHPSKAALEPTLAELKEQKKAMEQELQASVGPSCVSPNHSGPWGPPHRASAPCFPSAGLHLSSAACLHLLWSPAFDLKASPLPIAGDGSFSAAPGKGQLPHLCPVQHPRPQPEGLVTE; this comes from the exons ATGCTCCGGCACTCCCCCTCGCTTTGGGAGATGGTGGAGGAGCACGTTCCGCTCCGGGAGCGACCCGAAGTGAAGAAGATTCTGGGGGAGGCGGCGGTGGACCTGAGCCTGGAGCTGCGGgcggag GTGGCGATGTTACGGGCACTGCTCCAAGAGGCTCGATCCTCTCAAGCCCCCAGCTCCCGCCCCATCTCTGACCCCTCTTCTCTTCTGGCACCACCGCCTCTCCTAAAGGACCTCTTGCGCCAGGAACTCCGGCAGTTGCTCCAGAGTCTCCGCCACAAAGCCATCTGTGAGGGCAGGTGGGAGCCTCAGGCCTGGGCCCTTTCTCTAGATACCAG GGACCAGGCCCAAGCTTGGGTCCAGTATAGCCCCAGGGTCCTGCACTTTGCCTTGGAGGAGCCCACGTGTGATTTTCCAGAACAGGAGATATTCCGGATGAGAGGTGGTGGGCCCAG GCCTGAGGTGAGCAACATGGGGAGAGTTGATAGTGACTTCATTGCCAGCAGCGGTCACAGAGATCTCAGCATCATCAAGGACCAACTGAACGTGTCCAACATTGACCAGGTGGCCAGACACCTGAG GGGCCTTGTGGAGGAGGAGTGTCACACCTTGGAGAGGGAGATCCCCATCCTGCAG CGCTGCCTGGAAGAGGAGTATATGAGGCCTTGCCACCCCTCTAAGGCAGCCCTGGAGCCCACCCTGGCAG AGCTAAAGGAACAGAAGAAGGCCATGGAGCAGGAGCTGCAGGCATCTGTGGGGCCTTCTTGTGTCTCTCCCAATCACAG CGGCCCTTGGGGTCCTCCACACAGGGCCTCAGCCCCCTGCTTCCCCTCTGCGGGGTTGCACCTCTCCAGTGCTGCCTGCCTGCACCTCCTCTGGAGCCCTGCCTTCGACCTCAAGGCCAGTCCACTACCCATCGCTGGGGACGGCAGCTTCAGTGCAGCCCCAGGGAAGGGCCAGCTTCCACACCTATGTCCAGTGCAGCACCCCAGGCCCCAGCCTGAAGGGCTGGTCACCGAGTAA
- the CCDC24 gene encoding coiled-coil domain-containing protein 24 isoform X27, with product MLRALLQEARSSQAPSSRPISDPSSLLAPPPLLKDLLRQELRQLLQSLRHKAICEGRWEPQAWALSLDTRDQAQAWVQYSPRVLHFALEEPTCDFPEQEIFRMRGGGPRPEVSNMGRVDSDFIASSGHRDLSIIKDQLNVSNIDQVARHLRGLVEEECHTLEREIPILQRCLEEEYMRPCHPSKAALEPTLAELKEQKKAMEQELQASVGPSCVSPNHSGPWGPPHRASAPCFPSAGLHLSSAACLHLLWSPAFDLKASPLPIAGDGSFSAAPGKGQLPHLCPVQHPRPQPEGLVTE from the exons ATGTTACGGGCACTGCTCCAAGAGGCTCGATCCTCTCAAGCCCCCAGCTCCCGCCCCATCTCTGACCCCTCTTCTCTTCTGGCACCACCGCCTCTCCTAAAGGACCTCTTGCGCCAGGAACTCCGGCAGTTGCTCCAGAGTCTCCGCCACAAAGCCATCTGTGAGGGCAGGTGGGAGCCTCAGGCCTGGGCCCTTTCTCTAGATACCAG GGACCAGGCCCAAGCTTGGGTCCAGTATAGCCCCAGGGTCCTGCACTTTGCCTTGGAGGAGCCCACGTGTGATTTTCCAGAACAGGAGATATTCCGGATGAGAGGTGGTGGGCCCAG GCCTGAGGTGAGCAACATGGGGAGAGTTGATAGTGACTTCATTGCCAGCAGCGGTCACAGAGATCTCAGCATCATCAAGGACCAACTGAACGTGTCCAACATTGACCAGGTGGCCAGACACCTGAG GGGCCTTGTGGAGGAGGAGTGTCACACCTTGGAGAGGGAGATCCCCATCCTGCAG CGCTGCCTGGAAGAGGAGTATATGAGGCCTTGCCACCCCTCTAAGGCAGCCCTGGAGCCCACCCTGGCAG AGCTAAAGGAACAGAAGAAGGCCATGGAGCAGGAGCTGCAGGCATCTGTGGGGCCTTCTTGTGTCTCTCCCAATCACAG CGGCCCTTGGGGTCCTCCACACAGGGCCTCAGCCCCCTGCTTCCCCTCTGCGGGGTTGCACCTCTCCAGTGCTGCCTGCCTGCACCTCCTCTGGAGCCCTGCCTTCGACCTCAAGGCCAGTCCACTACCCATCGCTGGGGACGGCAGCTTCAGTGCAGCCCCAGGGAAGGGCCAGCTTCCACACCTATGTCCAGTGCAGCACCCCAGGCCCCAGCCTGAAGGGCTGGTCACCGAGTAA
- the CCDC24 gene encoding coiled-coil domain-containing protein 24 isoform X30, translating into MLRHSPSLWEMVEEHVPLRERPEVKKILGEAAVDLSLELRAEDLLRQELRQLLQSLRHKAICEGRDQAQAWVQYSPRVLHFALEEPTCDFPEQEIFRMRGGGPRPEVSNMGRVDSDFIASSGHRDLSIIKDQLNVSNIDQVARHLRGLVEEECHTLEREIPILQRCLEEEYMRPCHPSKAALEPTLAELKEQKKAMEQELQASVGPSCVSPNHSGPWGPPHRASAPCFPSAGLHLSSAACLHLLWSPAFDLKASPLPIAGDGSFSAAPGKGQLPHLCPVQHPRPQPEGLVTE; encoded by the exons ATGCTCCGGCACTCCCCCTCGCTTTGGGAGATGGTGGAGGAGCACGTTCCGCTCCGGGAGCGACCCGAAGTGAAGAAGATTCTGGGGGAGGCGGCGGTGGACCTGAGCCTGGAGCTGCGGgcggag GACCTCTTGCGCCAGGAACTCCGGCAGTTGCTCCAGAGTCTCCGCCACAAAGCCATCTGTGAGGGCAG GGACCAGGCCCAAGCTTGGGTCCAGTATAGCCCCAGGGTCCTGCACTTTGCCTTGGAGGAGCCCACGTGTGATTTTCCAGAACAGGAGATATTCCGGATGAGAGGTGGTGGGCCCAG GCCTGAGGTGAGCAACATGGGGAGAGTTGATAGTGACTTCATTGCCAGCAGCGGTCACAGAGATCTCAGCATCATCAAGGACCAACTGAACGTGTCCAACATTGACCAGGTGGCCAGACACCTGAG GGGCCTTGTGGAGGAGGAGTGTCACACCTTGGAGAGGGAGATCCCCATCCTGCAG CGCTGCCTGGAAGAGGAGTATATGAGGCCTTGCCACCCCTCTAAGGCAGCCCTGGAGCCCACCCTGGCAG AGCTAAAGGAACAGAAGAAGGCCATGGAGCAGGAGCTGCAGGCATCTGTGGGGCCTTCTTGTGTCTCTCCCAATCACAG CGGCCCTTGGGGTCCTCCACACAGGGCCTCAGCCCCCTGCTTCCCCTCTGCGGGGTTGCACCTCTCCAGTGCTGCCTGCCTGCACCTCCTCTGGAGCCCTGCCTTCGACCTCAAGGCCAGTCCACTACCCATCGCTGGGGACGGCAGCTTCAGTGCAGCCCCAGGGAAGGGCCAGCTTCCACACCTATGTCCAGTGCAGCACCCCAGGCCCCAGCCTGAAGGGCTGGTCACCGAGTAA
- the CCDC24 gene encoding coiled-coil domain-containing protein 24 isoform X19, translating into MLRHSPSLWEMVEEHVPLRERPEVKKILGEAAVDLSLELRAEVAMLRALLQEARSSQAPSSRPISDPSSLLAPPPLLKDLLRQELRQLLQSLRHKAICEGRDQAQAWVQYSPRVLHFALEEPTCDFPEQEIFRMRGGGPSGHRDLSIIKDQLNVSNIDQVARHLRGLVEEECHTLEREIPILQRCLEEEYMRPCHPSKAALEPTLAELKEQKKAMEQELQASVGPSCVSPNHSGPWGPPHRASAPCFPSAGLHLSSAACLHLLWSPAFDLKASPLPIAGDGSFSAAPGKGQLPHLCPVQHPRPQPEGLVTE; encoded by the exons ATGCTCCGGCACTCCCCCTCGCTTTGGGAGATGGTGGAGGAGCACGTTCCGCTCCGGGAGCGACCCGAAGTGAAGAAGATTCTGGGGGAGGCGGCGGTGGACCTGAGCCTGGAGCTGCGGgcggag GTGGCGATGTTACGGGCACTGCTCCAAGAGGCTCGATCCTCTCAAGCCCCCAGCTCCCGCCCCATCTCTGACCCCTCTTCTCTTCTGGCACCACCGCCTCTCCTAAAGGACCTCTTGCGCCAGGAACTCCGGCAGTTGCTCCAGAGTCTCCGCCACAAAGCCATCTGTGAGGGCAG GGACCAGGCCCAAGCTTGGGTCCAGTATAGCCCCAGGGTCCTGCACTTTGCCTTGGAGGAGCCCACGTGTGATTTTCCAGAACAGGAGATATTCCGGATGAGAGGTGGTGGGCCCAG CGGTCACAGAGATCTCAGCATCATCAAGGACCAACTGAACGTGTCCAACATTGACCAGGTGGCCAGACACCTGAG GGGCCTTGTGGAGGAGGAGTGTCACACCTTGGAGAGGGAGATCCCCATCCTGCAG CGCTGCCTGGAAGAGGAGTATATGAGGCCTTGCCACCCCTCTAAGGCAGCCCTGGAGCCCACCCTGGCAG AGCTAAAGGAACAGAAGAAGGCCATGGAGCAGGAGCTGCAGGCATCTGTGGGGCCTTCTTGTGTCTCTCCCAATCACAG CGGCCCTTGGGGTCCTCCACACAGGGCCTCAGCCCCCTGCTTCCCCTCTGCGGGGTTGCACCTCTCCAGTGCTGCCTGCCTGCACCTCCTCTGGAGCCCTGCCTTCGACCTCAAGGCCAGTCCACTACCCATCGCTGGGGACGGCAGCTTCAGTGCAGCCCCAGGGAAGGGCCAGCTTCCACACCTATGTCCAGTGCAGCACCCCAGGCCCCAGCCTGAAGGGCTGGTCACCGAGTAA
- the CCDC24 gene encoding coiled-coil domain-containing protein 24 isoform X2: MLRHSPSLWEMVEEHVPLRERPEVKKILGEAAVDLSLELRAEVGRGKVAMLRALLQEARSSQAPSSRPISDPSSLLAPPPLLKDLLRQELRQLLQSLRHKAICEGRWEPQAWALSLDTRDQAQAWVQYSPRVLHFALEEPTCDFPEQEIFRMRGGGPRPEVSNMGRVDSDFIASSGHRDLSIIKDQLNVSNIDQVARHLRGLVEEECHTLEREIPILQRCLEEEYMRPCHPSKAALEPTLAELKEQKKAMEQELQASVGPSCVSPNHSGPWGPPHRASAPCFPSAGLHLSSAACLHLLWSPAFDLKASPLPIAGDGSFSAAPGKGQLPHLCPVQHPRPQPEGLVTE; the protein is encoded by the exons ATGCTCCGGCACTCCCCCTCGCTTTGGGAGATGGTGGAGGAGCACGTTCCGCTCCGGGAGCGACCCGAAGTGAAGAAGATTCTGGGGGAGGCGGCGGTGGACCTGAGCCTGGAGCTGCGGgcggaggtggggagagggaag GTGGCGATGTTACGGGCACTGCTCCAAGAGGCTCGATCCTCTCAAGCCCCCAGCTCCCGCCCCATCTCTGACCCCTCTTCTCTTCTGGCACCACCGCCTCTCCTAAAGGACCTCTTGCGCCAGGAACTCCGGCAGTTGCTCCAGAGTCTCCGCCACAAAGCCATCTGTGAGGGCAGGTGGGAGCCTCAGGCCTGGGCCCTTTCTCTAGATACCAG GGACCAGGCCCAAGCTTGGGTCCAGTATAGCCCCAGGGTCCTGCACTTTGCCTTGGAGGAGCCCACGTGTGATTTTCCAGAACAGGAGATATTCCGGATGAGAGGTGGTGGGCCCAG GCCTGAGGTGAGCAACATGGGGAGAGTTGATAGTGACTTCATTGCCAGCAGCGGTCACAGAGATCTCAGCATCATCAAGGACCAACTGAACGTGTCCAACATTGACCAGGTGGCCAGACACCTGAG GGGCCTTGTGGAGGAGGAGTGTCACACCTTGGAGAGGGAGATCCCCATCCTGCAG CGCTGCCTGGAAGAGGAGTATATGAGGCCTTGCCACCCCTCTAAGGCAGCCCTGGAGCCCACCCTGGCAG AGCTAAAGGAACAGAAGAAGGCCATGGAGCAGGAGCTGCAGGCATCTGTGGGGCCTTCTTGTGTCTCTCCCAATCACAG CGGCCCTTGGGGTCCTCCACACAGGGCCTCAGCCCCCTGCTTCCCCTCTGCGGGGTTGCACCTCTCCAGTGCTGCCTGCCTGCACCTCCTCTGGAGCCCTGCCTTCGACCTCAAGGCCAGTCCACTACCCATCGCTGGGGACGGCAGCTTCAGTGCAGCCCCAGGGAAGGGCCAGCTTCCACACCTATGTCCAGTGCAGCACCCCAGGCCCCAGCCTGAAGGGCTGGTCACCGAGTAA
- the CCDC24 gene encoding coiled-coil domain-containing protein 24 isoform X4, which translates to MLRHSPSLWEMVEEHVPLRERPEVKKILGEAAVDLSLELRAELSLQVAMLRALLQEARSSQAPSSRPISDPSSLLAPPPLLKDLLRQELRQLLQSLRHKAICEGRWEPQAWALSLDTRDQAQAWVQYSPRVLHFALEEPTCDFPEQEIFRMRGGGPRPEVSNMGRVDSDFIASSGHRDLSIIKDQLNVSNIDQVARHLRGLVEEECHTLEREIPILQRCLEEEYMRPCHPSKAALEPTLAELKEQKKAMEQELQASVGPSCVSPNHSGPWGPPHRASAPCFPSAGLHLSSAACLHLLWSPAFDLKASPLPIAGDGSFSAAPGKGQLPHLCPVQHPRPQPEGLVTE; encoded by the exons ATGCTCCGGCACTCCCCCTCGCTTTGGGAGATGGTGGAGGAGCACGTTCCGCTCCGGGAGCGACCCGAAGTGAAGAAGATTCTGGGGGAGGCGGCGGTGGACCTGAGCCTGGAGCTGCGGgcggag CTCTCCTTGCAGGTGGCGATGTTACGGGCACTGCTCCAAGAGGCTCGATCCTCTCAAGCCCCCAGCTCCCGCCCCATCTCTGACCCCTCTTCTCTTCTGGCACCACCGCCTCTCCTAAAGGACCTCTTGCGCCAGGAACTCCGGCAGTTGCTCCAGAGTCTCCGCCACAAAGCCATCTGTGAGGGCAGGTGGGAGCCTCAGGCCTGGGCCCTTTCTCTAGATACCAG GGACCAGGCCCAAGCTTGGGTCCAGTATAGCCCCAGGGTCCTGCACTTTGCCTTGGAGGAGCCCACGTGTGATTTTCCAGAACAGGAGATATTCCGGATGAGAGGTGGTGGGCCCAG GCCTGAGGTGAGCAACATGGGGAGAGTTGATAGTGACTTCATTGCCAGCAGCGGTCACAGAGATCTCAGCATCATCAAGGACCAACTGAACGTGTCCAACATTGACCAGGTGGCCAGACACCTGAG GGGCCTTGTGGAGGAGGAGTGTCACACCTTGGAGAGGGAGATCCCCATCCTGCAG CGCTGCCTGGAAGAGGAGTATATGAGGCCTTGCCACCCCTCTAAGGCAGCCCTGGAGCCCACCCTGGCAG AGCTAAAGGAACAGAAGAAGGCCATGGAGCAGGAGCTGCAGGCATCTGTGGGGCCTTCTTGTGTCTCTCCCAATCACAG CGGCCCTTGGGGTCCTCCACACAGGGCCTCAGCCCCCTGCTTCCCCTCTGCGGGGTTGCACCTCTCCAGTGCTGCCTGCCTGCACCTCCTCTGGAGCCCTGCCTTCGACCTCAAGGCCAGTCCACTACCCATCGCTGGGGACGGCAGCTTCAGTGCAGCCCCAGGGAAGGGCCAGCTTCCACACCTATGTCCAGTGCAGCACCCCAGGCCCCAGCCTGAAGGGCTGGTCACCGAGTAA
- the CCDC24 gene encoding coiled-coil domain-containing protein 24 isoform X18: protein MLRHSPSLWEMVEEHVPLRERPEVKKILGEAAVDLSLELRAEVAMLRALLQEARSSQAPSSRPISDPSSLLAPPPLLKDLLRQELRQLLQSLRHKAICEGRDQAQAWVQYSPRVLHFALEEPTCDFPEQEIFRMRGGGPSSGHRDLSIIKDQLNVSNIDQVARHLRGLVEEECHTLEREIPILQRCLEEEYMRPCHPSKAALEPTLAELKEQKKAMEQELQASVGPSCVSPNHSGPWGPPHRASAPCFPSAGLHLSSAACLHLLWSPAFDLKASPLPIAGDGSFSAAPGKGQLPHLCPVQHPRPQPEGLVTE, encoded by the exons ATGCTCCGGCACTCCCCCTCGCTTTGGGAGATGGTGGAGGAGCACGTTCCGCTCCGGGAGCGACCCGAAGTGAAGAAGATTCTGGGGGAGGCGGCGGTGGACCTGAGCCTGGAGCTGCGGgcggag GTGGCGATGTTACGGGCACTGCTCCAAGAGGCTCGATCCTCTCAAGCCCCCAGCTCCCGCCCCATCTCTGACCCCTCTTCTCTTCTGGCACCACCGCCTCTCCTAAAGGACCTCTTGCGCCAGGAACTCCGGCAGTTGCTCCAGAGTCTCCGCCACAAAGCCATCTGTGAGGGCAG GGACCAGGCCCAAGCTTGGGTCCAGTATAGCCCCAGGGTCCTGCACTTTGCCTTGGAGGAGCCCACGTGTGATTTTCCAGAACAGGAGATATTCCGGATGAGAGGTGGTGGGCCCAG CAGCGGTCACAGAGATCTCAGCATCATCAAGGACCAACTGAACGTGTCCAACATTGACCAGGTGGCCAGACACCTGAG GGGCCTTGTGGAGGAGGAGTGTCACACCTTGGAGAGGGAGATCCCCATCCTGCAG CGCTGCCTGGAAGAGGAGTATATGAGGCCTTGCCACCCCTCTAAGGCAGCCCTGGAGCCCACCCTGGCAG AGCTAAAGGAACAGAAGAAGGCCATGGAGCAGGAGCTGCAGGCATCTGTGGGGCCTTCTTGTGTCTCTCCCAATCACAG CGGCCCTTGGGGTCCTCCACACAGGGCCTCAGCCCCCTGCTTCCCCTCTGCGGGGTTGCACCTCTCCAGTGCTGCCTGCCTGCACCTCCTCTGGAGCCCTGCCTTCGACCTCAAGGCCAGTCCACTACCCATCGCTGGGGACGGCAGCTTCAGTGCAGCCCCAGGGAAGGGCCAGCTTCCACACCTATGTCCAGTGCAGCACCCCAGGCCCCAGCCTGAAGGGCTGGTCACCGAGTAA